From one Bernardetia sp. genomic stretch:
- a CDS encoding MG2 domain-containing protein, whose amino-acid sequence MQLKFFRMWHLLAGAALTAGAVTLWGFRSKNGDDWLKKLVQTNTTFQEKYSSERVYLHLDKPFYKPSETVWFQAYVQDETTLEPSKRSDILHVEFIDPKGNTAKKLQLILEDGTASGEFDLGENAAGGIYKIKAYTKWQENFLAENTNHQKGNPLIFEKEITVQKVVLPRLKMKLDFQKKGYGAGDEVKADLDLQSLTNQPLTEKDVDFVVSLKGEVISKSKAKTDSEGKTTISFQLPKKLDTADGLLNVMLSHNGQTESISRSIPLANTVFDLQFFPEGGDILAGTKSNIAFWCKDEFGKPADVQGVILNSKGKEVGDFSSFHKGMGSFELEAKENETYTAKITTPKGVEKVYNLPEIVEVGYGLQIDFPVSKSEKEKVYDTSNLKFSIYSPLMEEVFLVGKMRGEIIFSKKISVKKGKNSINLPTGEMPIGVANFTLFDARKIERAERLVFLNTDKQLNVSIKSDKEEYQPRQKVTLDIKVTDHRGIPMPANLSLSVVDDKLLSFADDKSSHILSHLLLEADLKGEVEEPRFYFDKKEEKAAQARDLLMLTHGWRRFTWEQIQNPSINIKNYAEKAIIAGYVKNENGKPAKNAKVEIQGKDISTKTNNEGYFEFRNYKLYEPITIMVTDSSKRASQHITAYSTSYSFNLFDYSRIKRKAGGARLDRAMPVRALAVEEKEMEGAVMDFMDSEMPKEMLKEEIVENAPVVLEVQEKEEVMEEVIVDGLLEADKFGDFDGKKKKDDRPNLPAVTYHRARVFPKVEYSKKEKTENEPVSRTDFRSTIFWSGNIKVDAKGKTQVEFYTSDEITAFRAICEGIATDGSVGRTESVFYTQLPFSLDTKLPLYMSMGDKISIPLMLQNNTEKKLSGTVSADYPSSWIPVSESKWKNRITLQPNETKVVNMDFLIENKAGKGKFIVQFVGQGGVQDRFEQEVEVFSKGFPAAIALSGEAGDKTYTFEITNPVMGTSTATFTAFPSVLDDLLAGIESILREPYGCFEQTSSSTYPNLLVLDYLSTQKELNAEQQAALAKAKDLTEKGYKRLISFETKENGYEWFGANPAHEALTAYGLMEFKDMTAVTGNLVDEQMMKRTTNWLMERKDGKGGYKRNPKALDSFGRADEDISNAYITYSLSEAGFKDIKDEAEAAYQNAIKSEDPYLIGLVVNTLQNLNDNRSEKLLETLISLQKQEGDNAGAWEGTKHSITRSTGQGLTAETTSLAILALIKSDTKRMNILQNGVKYLVGSRSPYGGFGNTQSTVLALKSLTAYAKYAQRTPESGDIEIYINGKKVATQHYGEGQQEAIEVKNLEKHLKAGKNTVRIHYVDVKEPLPYTFSANWFTDLPKSSDKCSVNLETSLATNKVKIGETVRLTTVLENKTDEGLPMTVAIVGLPGGLSAQPWQLKELIEKNKVDFYEIREHSVVFYYRQLTPNEKKVIHLDLKADLAGEYEGAASSAYLYYTSEFKDWQKGVSVSSN is encoded by the coding sequence ATGCAACTCAAATTTTTTCGTATGTGGCACTTACTGGCAGGCGCAGCACTCACAGCAGGCGCAGTTACACTTTGGGGTTTTCGTTCTAAAAATGGCGACGACTGGCTCAAAAAACTTGTTCAAACTAATACTACTTTTCAAGAAAAATATTCTTCTGAAAGAGTCTATTTACATTTAGATAAACCTTTTTACAAACCTTCTGAAACGGTTTGGTTTCAAGCCTACGTTCAAGATGAGACAACATTAGAACCTTCCAAGAGAAGTGATATTCTGCACGTAGAATTTATAGACCCAAAAGGGAATACAGCCAAGAAATTACAACTCATTTTAGAAGACGGTACAGCTTCTGGTGAGTTTGATTTGGGTGAGAATGCAGCAGGAGGAATCTATAAAATCAAAGCCTATACAAAATGGCAAGAAAACTTTTTAGCAGAAAACACTAATCATCAAAAGGGAAATCCACTTATTTTTGAGAAAGAAATAACAGTTCAGAAAGTCGTTTTGCCTCGTCTAAAAATGAAATTAGATTTTCAGAAAAAAGGCTATGGAGCAGGAGATGAAGTAAAGGCAGATTTGGATTTGCAAAGCCTTACTAATCAGCCTCTCACAGAAAAAGATGTAGATTTTGTAGTGAGTCTGAAGGGAGAGGTTATCTCTAAATCAAAAGCCAAAACAGATAGCGAAGGCAAAACAACGATTTCTTTTCAACTTCCAAAAAAACTAGACACAGCCGACGGACTTTTGAATGTAATGCTTTCCCACAACGGGCAGACCGAATCTATTTCTCGTTCTATTCCACTTGCCAATACTGTTTTTGATTTACAGTTTTTTCCAGAAGGTGGTGATATTTTAGCAGGAACAAAATCAAATATTGCTTTTTGGTGTAAAGATGAGTTTGGAAAGCCAGCCGATGTACAGGGAGTTATTTTAAATTCTAAAGGAAAAGAAGTAGGTGATTTTTCATCCTTTCATAAAGGAATGGGCAGTTTTGAGTTGGAGGCAAAAGAAAACGAAACCTACACAGCTAAAATTACAACTCCGAAAGGCGTAGAAAAAGTTTACAACCTTCCTGAAATTGTAGAAGTAGGCTATGGATTGCAGATAGACTTTCCTGTTTCCAAATCAGAAAAAGAAAAAGTATATGACACTTCTAACCTTAAATTTTCTATTTACTCACCACTAATGGAAGAGGTATTTTTGGTAGGCAAAATGAGAGGAGAAATTATTTTTTCTAAGAAAATTTCTGTCAAAAAAGGTAAAAATAGTATCAACCTTCCAACAGGTGAAATGCCTATCGGAGTGGCAAATTTTACGCTTTTTGATGCAAGAAAAATAGAAAGAGCAGAACGTCTAGTATTTCTCAACACAGACAAACAACTCAACGTTTCTATAAAATCTGACAAAGAAGAATATCAGCCTCGTCAGAAAGTTACTTTAGATATTAAAGTTACAGACCATAGAGGAATTCCGATGCCAGCCAATTTGTCGCTTTCTGTGGTAGATGACAAATTGCTTTCTTTTGCAGACGACAAATCTAGCCATATTCTTTCGCATCTTTTACTGGAAGCCGACCTCAAAGGCGAAGTAGAAGAACCTCGTTTTTACTTTGATAAAAAAGAAGAAAAAGCAGCACAGGCAAGAGATTTACTAATGCTTACTCACGGCTGGAGACGCTTTACGTGGGAGCAAATTCAAAATCCATCTATTAACATTAAAAATTATGCTGAAAAGGCTATCATTGCTGGCTATGTAAAAAATGAAAATGGAAAACCAGCCAAAAATGCCAAAGTAGAGATTCAAGGAAAGGATATTTCTACCAAAACGAATAATGAAGGCTATTTTGAGTTTAGAAATTATAAGCTTTATGAGCCTATTACCATTATGGTAACGGATAGTTCAAAGCGTGCTAGCCAACACATTACAGCGTACTCAACCTCTTACTCTTTTAATCTTTTTGATTACAGTAGAATAAAAAGAAAAGCAGGAGGAGCAAGATTAGACCGAGCAATGCCTGTAAGAGCATTAGCCGTAGAAGAGAAGGAAATGGAAGGCGCAGTTATGGATTTTATGGATTCAGAAATGCCAAAAGAAATGTTAAAAGAAGAAATAGTAGAAAATGCTCCTGTTGTATTAGAAGTACAAGAGAAAGAAGAAGTTATGGAAGAAGTAATTGTAGATGGCTTACTAGAAGCAGATAAATTTGGAGATTTTGATGGCAAAAAGAAAAAAGATGACAGACCAAATCTTCCTGCTGTTACTTATCACCGTGCTAGAGTTTTTCCAAAAGTAGAGTATTCTAAAAAAGAAAAAACGGAAAATGAGCCTGTTTCAAGAACTGATTTTAGAAGTACTATTTTTTGGAGTGGAAATATAAAAGTAGATGCAAAAGGCAAAACACAAGTAGAGTTTTATACTTCCGATGAAATTACAGCATTTCGTGCCATTTGTGAGGGAATTGCAACTGATGGCAGCGTAGGCAGAACAGAAAGTGTTTTTTATACACAGTTACCGTTTAGCTTAGATACAAAACTACCTTTGTATATGTCTATGGGAGATAAAATCTCTATTCCTTTGATGCTTCAAAACAATACAGAAAAGAAACTTAGTGGAACAGTTTCGGCAGATTACCCTTCCTCTTGGATTCCAGTTTCTGAAAGCAAATGGAAAAACCGAATCACATTACAACCCAATGAAACAAAGGTGGTTAATATGGATTTTTTGATTGAAAACAAAGCTGGAAAAGGTAAGTTTATTGTTCAGTTTGTTGGACAAGGTGGCGTTCAAGACCGTTTTGAACAAGAAGTTGAAGTCTTTTCAAAAGGTTTTCCTGCTGCCATCGCTCTTTCTGGAGAAGCTGGAGACAAAACCTATACTTTCGAAATTACCAATCCAGTAATGGGAACAAGCACAGCTACTTTTACGGCTTTTCCTTCCGTTTTAGATGACCTTTTGGCTGGAATTGAATCAATTTTGAGAGAACCGTATGGCTGTTTTGAGCAAACCTCATCTTCTACTTATCCGAATTTGTTGGTTTTGGATTATCTCTCTACACAAAAAGAATTGAATGCAGAACAACAAGCAGCTTTAGCAAAAGCCAAAGATTTGACAGAAAAAGGCTACAAACGCTTAATTTCTTTCGAAACAAAAGAAAATGGCTATGAATGGTTTGGCGCAAATCCTGCTCACGAGGCATTGACAGCGTATGGCTTGATGGAATTTAAGGATATGACAGCTGTAACAGGAAACCTTGTAGATGAGCAAATGATGAAACGCACCACCAACTGGCTGATGGAGCGCAAAGATGGAAAAGGAGGCTACAAACGAAATCCCAAAGCCTTAGATAGTTTCGGACGTGCAGATGAGGATATTTCGAATGCTTATATCACTTATTCACTTTCAGAGGCAGGTTTTAAGGATATTAAAGATGAAGCAGAAGCAGCGTACCAAAATGCAATCAAATCTGAAGACCCTTATTTGATTGGTTTGGTGGTAAATACGCTTCAAAATTTGAATGATAATCGTTCTGAAAAATTACTGGAAACGCTTATCTCACTTCAAAAACAAGAAGGAGACAATGCTGGAGCTTGGGAAGGAACAAAACATTCCATTACTCGCTCTACTGGACAAGGTTTGACAGCAGAAACTACTTCACTTGCTATTTTGGCTTTGATAAAATCAGATACAAAGCGAATGAATATTTTACAGAATGGAGTGAAATATTTGGTGGGTTCTCGTTCGCCTTATGGTGGTTTTGGAAATACGCAAAGTACTGTTTTGGCTCTCAAATCTCTGACAGCTTATGCAAAATATGCTCAAAGAACTCCAGAAAGTGGAGATATTGAAATTTATATCAATGGAAAAAAAGTGGCTACGCAGCACTACGGCGAAGGGCAACAAGAAGCTATTGAAGTAAAGAATCTTGAAAAGCACTTGAAAGCTGGTAAAAATACAGTTCGTATCCATTATGTAGATGTGAAAGAGCCTTTGCCTTATACGTTTTCAGCCAACTGGTTTACCGATTTGCCAAAATCTAGCGACAAGTGCAGCGTAAACCTAGAAACTTCATTAGCAACAAACAAAGTGAAAATAGGCGAGACAGTAAGGCTTACCACCGTTTTAGAAAACAAAACGGATGAAGGTTTACCAATGACGGTTGCTATCGTAGGCTTACCAGGTGGACTTTCGGCACAGCCGTGGCAACTCAAAGAACTCATAGAAAAAAACAAAGTTGATTTTTATGAAATTCGTGAGCATAGCGTGGTCTTTTATTATCGCCAACTAACGCCAAATGAGAAAAAAGTTATTCATTTGGATTTGAAGGCAGATTTGGCAGGAGAATACGAAGGTGCTGCCTCTTCAGCATATTTGTATTATACTTCTGAATTTAAAGACTGGCAAAAAGGAGTTTCAGTAAGCAGTAATTAG
- the tatC gene encoding twin-arginine translocase subunit TatC, protein MDTPETTIVEKTNPSSQISTPNNAKEMGVLDHLEELRWHIIRAVLAILVFTVVAFVGKDIVFGKIILGPSKINFLTYQFFCKMSSITCIDTLPFIIQNRVMTGQFTMHIAASIAFGFICAFPYVFWELWRFVAPALYQDEKQTARGATFFVSLLFAIGIFFGYFLISPLSINFLSNYQVDPTILNEIDISSYVTTVTMLTLGCGLMFQLPIVVFFLSQVGIVTPEIMKAYRKHSIVVILFISALITPPDVISQCLIGIPIWVLYEMSILISASIQRKRNATLAKMENTNAVS, encoded by the coding sequence ATGGATACCCCAGAAACAACTATTGTAGAAAAAACAAATCCTTCATCTCAAATATCTACTCCCAACAATGCAAAAGAAATGGGGGTTTTAGACCATTTGGAAGAATTGCGTTGGCATATTATCCGTGCTGTGCTTGCTATTCTAGTGTTTACAGTGGTGGCTTTTGTAGGAAAAGATATTGTTTTTGGAAAGATTATACTTGGTCCTTCAAAGATTAATTTCTTGACCTATCAGTTTTTCTGCAAAATGTCTAGTATTACTTGTATAGATACATTGCCTTTTATTATTCAAAACCGAGTGATGACAGGACAGTTTACAATGCACATTGCAGCCTCTATTGCCTTTGGTTTTATTTGTGCGTTTCCTTATGTTTTTTGGGAACTTTGGCGTTTTGTTGCTCCAGCTTTGTATCAAGATGAAAAACAAACGGCTCGTGGAGCTACATTTTTTGTATCTCTTCTTTTTGCTATCGGAATTTTTTTTGGTTATTTCTTGATAAGTCCCTTATCTATCAATTTCCTTTCTAATTATCAAGTTGACCCCACTATTTTGAATGAAATCGATATTTCTTCCTACGTAACTACAGTAACTATGCTTACTTTAGGATGTGGACTTATGTTTCAACTTCCGATTGTAGTATTTTTCCTTTCACAAGTAGGCATTGTTACACCAGAAATTATGAAAGCCTATCGTAAGCATTCTATTGTGGTTATCCTATTTATTTCAGCTCTCATAACACCTCCAGATGTGATTAGTCAGTGTCTTATCGGTATTCCTATTTGGGTATTGTATGAAATGAGCATCTTGATTTCAGCTTCTATTCAGAGAAAAAGAAATGCGACGCTGGCTAAAATGGAAAATACTAATGCAGTTTCTTAA
- a CDS encoding two-component regulator propeller domain-containing protein gives MHFSSLQKKDSRLFFSATHTTLALLFFIVQLTILTCFSASATYAQSVRFTPITTAEGLSQNTITALIQDRQGFLWIGTQDGLNRYDGYSFVDYKHLPNDSTSLVDNFITALCEDKQGNIWIGTEKGISKWIRDENIFEQISFQETGAIPHKNITSIFKDKKDNVWVGSQQGISFYTENKAEWIHFAANNQKLSMLKDLAVSTITQDEKGNIWVGSDSLGLYKITLAQTNEQVKYFDLQSGLLDTHITALAPDATSNVLWVGTKEGLQALHLDQLSNQAEEKSDKLFTSFKHKADSENSLSGNHITGLLVDDSGDLWVGTALQGLNKHLSSKAGFIRYQKDVYNPFSLSDNAGIKVLFQDKTGIFWFGTAQGGLNKYDPKKVKFRLYRSVNDIRKNGIQDSNITCFYKDEEGRTWVGTKKAGVFRYNPSIANGWFTQYSNYSHGMPSDDITGIVKDLYGTMWCSTRDRGVGRFSYKNGNLTIVKYKKHWEGLPSSRISRIFTDKKGEIWVLTFEGDLCKYNRALNDFEVKVEGEPNLSDNEIMLSAKSTNKNTIWVGTPTGAYLYDVATEKIVLDKRQDLKVWVSSIEEVGDSSVWFSSSKGLIQFFPKNDSLSYFSRKDGLPTDMIYSVILGEDDNLWLSTNKGISRFDLKTERAKSYDESNGLQGQDFLAGSYYESEKGEIFFGGKDGYNAFFPSEIKEDPVAPQLVFTEIEIFSKSLPFVDFITKVENPLDSHILTADTLILDYEKTGFSLEFAALHFSDPKKNTYAYKMEGLDDEWTYVNSGRRFVNYPTLPYGNYVFRVKAANADEVWNEEGIALYINVSTPVWERLWFRVLGVFMIVGIVSTLFIARIRRSKNQQALLELQVKERTKELQEKNEKMTDSLRYAETIQKAILPTEAELKEHLPEVFTVYKPLDIVSGDFYWFKHLGDIVYVAVADCTGHGVPGAFMSMIGSSLLSDMVQQNRSLKPCETLELLNEKIRTSLSQQDNRNSDGMDVCFCKINLNTHKVWFSGAKRPLYITKKDGLFKEIKGDRKSIGGRKREKEKEFTTTEIQLESGDMIYLTSDGYADQPNVEGKKIGSLKLQELLKNIASLPAQKQKQELTDLLHVHQGSMKQRDDIAIMGVRV, from the coding sequence ATGCACTTTTCCTCCCTTCAAAAAAAGGATAGTAGATTGTTTTTTTCTGCTACTCATACTACTTTAGCATTACTTTTTTTTATAGTTCAACTTACAATTTTAACCTGTTTTTCAGCGTCTGCTACCTATGCTCAAAGTGTTCGTTTTACACCTATTACAACAGCAGAAGGACTCTCTCAAAATACTATTACAGCACTTATTCAAGACAGACAAGGTTTTCTTTGGATTGGAACGCAAGATGGACTAAACCGTTACGATGGCTATTCTTTTGTAGATTACAAACACCTTCCTAATGATTCTACTTCGCTTGTTGATAACTTTATTACAGCTCTCTGCGAAGACAAACAAGGTAATATTTGGATAGGAACAGAAAAGGGAATTAGTAAATGGATAAGAGACGAAAATATCTTCGAACAAATTTCATTTCAAGAGACTGGTGCTATTCCACACAAAAACATAACAAGCATATTTAAAGATAAAAAAGATAATGTTTGGGTGGGAAGCCAGCAAGGAATAAGTTTTTACACAGAAAATAAAGCAGAGTGGATACACTTTGCTGCCAACAATCAAAAACTGTCTATGCTTAAAGATTTGGCAGTTTCTACCATCACACAAGATGAAAAAGGAAATATTTGGGTAGGCTCAGATTCTCTAGGGTTATACAAAATCACTTTAGCTCAAACTAATGAGCAAGTAAAGTATTTTGATTTGCAAAGTGGATTGTTAGACACACATATTACTGCTCTTGCGCCTGATGCAACATCTAATGTACTTTGGGTTGGAACAAAGGAAGGTTTGCAAGCTCTTCATTTAGACCAACTGAGTAACCAAGCTGAAGAAAAAAGTGATAAGCTCTTTACCTCTTTCAAACACAAAGCAGACAGTGAAAATTCTTTGAGTGGAAATCATATTACTGGGCTTTTGGTAGATGATAGTGGTGATTTATGGGTTGGAACAGCTTTACAAGGACTCAACAAACACCTTAGTTCGAAAGCTGGTTTTATTCGTTATCAAAAAGATGTTTATAATCCATTTAGTTTGAGCGATAATGCTGGAATAAAAGTTCTTTTTCAAGATAAAACGGGTATTTTTTGGTTTGGAACAGCACAAGGAGGATTAAATAAATACGACCCAAAGAAAGTAAAATTTAGGTTGTATCGCTCTGTAAATGATATTCGTAAAAATGGTATTCAAGACAGTAATATTACTTGTTTTTATAAAGATGAGGAAGGAAGAACATGGGTAGGTACAAAAAAAGCAGGTGTTTTTAGGTACAATCCAAGTATTGCAAATGGTTGGTTTACACAATATTCTAATTACTCCCACGGAATGCCAAGCGACGACATTACAGGCATTGTAAAAGACTTGTATGGAACAATGTGGTGTAGCACTAGAGACAGAGGGGTAGGGCGTTTTTCTTATAAAAATGGAAATCTGACAATAGTTAAGTACAAAAAACATTGGGAAGGATTACCTTCTAGCAGAATATCAAGAATTTTTACAGATAAAAAGGGCGAGATTTGGGTACTGACTTTTGAAGGCGACTTATGTAAATACAACCGTGCTTTAAATGACTTTGAAGTGAAAGTAGAAGGAGAGCCAAATCTATCTGATAATGAAATTATGCTCTCTGCAAAATCTACAAATAAAAATACAATTTGGGTAGGAACACCTACTGGTGCATATCTTTATGATGTAGCTACTGAAAAAATTGTTTTAGATAAACGTCAAGATTTAAAAGTTTGGGTAAGTTCTATCGAAGAAGTCGGAGATTCTAGTGTTTGGTTTAGTTCTAGCAAAGGACTGATTCAGTTTTTTCCTAAAAATGATTCCTTGTCTTATTTTTCAAGAAAAGATGGTTTACCTACGGATATGATTTATTCTGTCATTTTAGGAGAAGATGATAATCTTTGGCTTTCTACTAATAAAGGAATTTCTCGTTTCGATTTGAAGACAGAAAGAGCTAAATCGTATGATGAAAGCAATGGGTTACAAGGGCAAGATTTTTTGGCTGGTTCATATTATGAAAGTGAAAAAGGAGAGATATTTTTTGGGGGAAAAGATGGGTACAATGCTTTTTTTCCGTCAGAGATAAAAGAAGACCCTGTTGCGCCTCAGCTTGTCTTTACAGAAATAGAAATATTTTCTAAGTCGCTTCCTTTCGTAGATTTTATCACAAAAGTAGAAAATCCTTTAGATAGCCATATTCTGACAGCTGATACTCTTATCTTAGATTATGAGAAAACAGGTTTTTCTCTTGAGTTTGCTGCGCTTCATTTTTCAGACCCTAAAAAAAATACGTATGCCTATAAAATGGAAGGCTTAGACGATGAATGGACGTATGTAAACTCGGGGCGTAGGTTTGTAAACTATCCTACTTTGCCGTATGGAAATTATGTCTTTCGTGTAAAGGCTGCTAATGCCGATGAAGTTTGGAATGAGGAAGGAATTGCTCTTTATATCAATGTTTCTACACCTGTTTGGGAACGTTTGTGGTTTAGAGTTTTGGGTGTTTTTATGATTGTGGGCATTGTTTCTACTTTATTTATTGCTAGAATAAGAAGAAGTAAAAATCAGCAGGCTTTGCTAGAACTTCAAGTAAAAGAACGCACAAAAGAGCTTCAAGAGAAAAATGAAAAAATGACAGATAGTTTGCGCTATGCAGAAACCATACAAAAAGCTATCTTACCAACAGAAGCCGAATTAAAAGAGCATTTGCCAGAAGTTTTTACAGTGTATAAACCTTTAGACATTGTTTCTGGAGATTTTTATTGGTTCAAACATTTGGGCGATATTGTGTATGTGGCTGTGGCAGATTGTACAGGACATGGCGTTCCAGGGGCATTTATGTCTATGATAGGCAGCTCCCTTTTGAGTGATATGGTGCAGCAAAACAGAAGTTTGAAACCTTGTGAAACCTTAGAACTTTTAAATGAAAAAATCAGAACCTCACTTTCCCAACAAGACAATCGCAATAGTGATGGAATGGATGTTTGTTTTTGTAAGATAAATCTTAATACACATAAAGTTTGGTTTTCTGGTGCAAAACGTCCGTTATACATTACTAAAAAGGATGGACTATTTAAAGAGATAAAAGGCGATAGAAAATCAATAGGAGGTAGAAAAAGAGAGAAAGAAAAAGAGTTTACCACTACCGAAATTCAGCTTGAAAGTGGTGATATGATTTATCTTACTTCTGATGGTTATGCAGACCAACCCAATGTAGAAGGTAAAAAAATAGGAAGTTTGAAGTTACAAGAACTATTGAAAAATATTGCCTCTTTGCCTGCCCAAAAGCAAAAACAAGAACTTACCGATTTGCTTCACGTCCATCAAGGCAGTATGAAACAGCGTGATGATATTGCCATCATGGGAGTAAGAGTATAA
- a CDS encoding PP2C family protein-serine/threonine phosphatase → DVSKKSYISNIVAFFSYIILFIYTDNAPPLQSISETGMFIFGVMNLVSIGLMVLVITGYFNYTAKESAKKYIAVNTELSQQTEELKTQSEKLKKANTHTNDSLKYALRIQEAMLPSSKELSKILGADDYMVYYSPKDIISGDFFWCKEVKGEKIIVVGDCTGHGVPGAMLTMIGESLLNNIVEKGITQPSLMLDALQDYFSNLFISRNDVRDGMDISICTIDTESNQLFFAGARNPLVYIQEDEMKMIKGDRMSIGQTFTRKFRARDFTHHKIDISIPTTFYMYSDGYQDQFGGKDKRKFYSKNLRKLLLELHQEPMKKQRLQLKRTLFRWRGLNKQTDDVTVFGFRTDPNKLIKNKKTLEEQVMENEYFKDEKIDEEIFQKQLEIDKQNLIEKERK, encoded by the coding sequence ATGATGTGAGTAAAAAGTCATATATTTCAAATATTGTTGCTTTTTTTTCCTACATTATCTTGTTTATCTATACAGATAATGCACCTCCACTTCAGAGTATATCAGAAACTGGAATGTTTATTTTTGGAGTAATGAATTTAGTTAGTATTGGCTTGATGGTATTGGTTATTACAGGTTATTTCAATTATACGGCAAAAGAATCAGCTAAGAAATATATAGCTGTAAACACAGAACTTTCTCAACAAACAGAAGAATTAAAGACACAATCTGAAAAACTTAAAAAAGCTAACACACATACTAATGATAGTTTGAAGTATGCACTACGTATTCAAGAAGCTATGCTGCCTTCTTCCAAAGAGCTTTCTAAGATTTTGGGAGCAGATGATTATATGGTTTATTATAGCCCTAAGGATATTATTTCTGGTGATTTTTTTTGGTGTAAAGAAGTAAAAGGCGAAAAAATAATAGTTGTGGGAGACTGCACAGGACACGGAGTTCCAGGGGCAATGCTTACTATGATAGGCGAAAGTCTTTTAAATAATATTGTAGAAAAAGGAATTACGCAACCTTCGCTTATGTTAGATGCCTTACAAGATTATTTTTCAAATTTGTTTATCAGTAGAAATGATGTAAGAGATGGAATGGATATTTCTATTTGTACGATTGACACAGAAAGTAATCAACTCTTTTTTGCAGGAGCTAGAAATCCATTAGTTTATATTCAAGAGGATGAAATGAAGATGATAAAAGGAGACAGAATGAGTATCGGACAGACCTTTACTCGCAAGTTTAGAGCTAGAGACTTTACTCATCACAAGATAGACATTTCAATTCCAACAACATTTTATATGTATTCTGATGGTTATCAAGACCAGTTTGGAGGCAAAGACAAAAGAAAATTTTATAGTAAAAACCTAAGAAAGTTACTATTGGAACTACACCAAGAACCAATGAAAAAACAACGCTTGCAGCTAAAAAGAACCTTGTTCAGATGGAGAGGGTTAAATAAACAAACTGACGATGTTACAGTATTTGGTTTTAGAACAGACCCTAACAAACTGATAAAAAATAAAAAAACATTAGAAGAGCAAGTGATGGAAAATGAATATTTTAAAGATGAAAAAATAGATGAAGAAATTTTCCAAAAACAACTAGAAATTGATAAACAAAACCTCATAGAAAAGGAAAGGAAGTAA